In the Puntigrus tetrazona isolate hp1 chromosome 9, ASM1883169v1, whole genome shotgun sequence genome, one interval contains:
- the chn1 gene encoding N-chimaerin isoform X1, producing the protein MAVTSFGEGILRHAFYNDEYRPPVWKSYLYQLQQEAPHPRRVTCTSEVENRPKYYGREYHGMISREEADQLLSVAEGSYLIRESQRQPGTYTLALRFGNQTRNFRLFYDGKHFVGEKRFESIHDLVTDGLITLYIETKAAEYISKMTINPIYEHVGYTTLNREPALKKALPVCRDLPDGKDSAGEDTALEERLTSLVRRATLKESERAPKYEKVHNFKVHTFRGPHWCEYCANFMWGLIAQGVKCADCGLNVHKQCSKMVPNDCKPDLKHVKKVYSCDLTTLVKAHNSKRPMVVDMCIREIESRGLKSEGLYRISGFSDLIEDVKLSFDRDGDKADISVNVYEDINVITGALKLYFRDLPIPVITYDAYPRFIEAAKLTDPDERLEALHEALKQMPPAHCETLRHLMAHLKRVTQNEKDNLMNAENLGIVFGPTLMRAPDLDAMTALNDIRYQRQVVELLIKNEDILF; encoded by the exons GTGGAGAACCGGCCGAAGTACTATGGACGAGA GTATCATGGGATGATCTCCAGAGAGGAGGCAGACCAACTGCTCAGTGTGGCCGAGGGAAGTTACCTGATCCGAGAGAGCCAGAGACAGCCGGGCACATACACGTTAGCTCTACG ctttGGGAATCAGACCCGCAACTTCCGTCTGTTTTACGATGGGAAGCATTTTGTGGGAGAGAAGCGCTTCGAGTCCATCCACGATCTGGTAACAGACGGCCTGATCACGCTCTACATCGAGACCAAAGCCGCCGAATACATATCTAAGATGACCATCAACCCCATCTACGAGCACGTGGGCTACACCACCCTGAACCGCGAGCCGGCGCTGAAGAAGGCCCTGCCCGTCTGCAGAGACCTGCCCGATGGGAAGGACTCGGCCGGAGAAGACACCGCTCTGGAGGAGAGG CTCACGTCGCTGGTCCGTCGAGCCACGCTGAAGGAGAGCGAGCGGGCGCCCAAGTACGAGAAAGTCCACAACTTCAAG GTGCACACCTTCAGAGGACCGCACTGGTGCGAGTACTGCGCCAACTTCATGTGGGGACTCATCGCTCAGGGAGTCAAATGTGCAG aCTGTGGGTTGAACGTTCATAAGCAGTGCTCTAAGATGGTGCCCAACGACTGCAAACCGGACCTGAAGCACGTGAAGAAGGTTTACAGCTGTGATCTCACCACGCTCGTCAAGGCTCATAACTCCAAACGACCCATGGTGGTGGACATGTGCATACGAGAGATCGAATCACGAG GTTTGAAGTCGGAGGGCCTCTATCGAATCTCTGGGTTCAGCGACTTAATTGAAGACGTGAAGTTATCGTTTGACAGAG ATGGAGATAAAGCAGACATCTCCGTCAACGTCTATGAAGACATCAACGTCATCACAGGTGCTCTTAAACTCTACTTCAGGGACCTGCCGATCCCCGTCATCACGTATGACGCTTATCCACGCTTCATCGAGGCTGCCA agcTGACAGATCCAGACGAGCGCTTGGAAGCTCTGCATGAAGCTCTGAAGCAGATGCCTCCCGCTCACTGCGAAACCCTGCGACACCTGATGGCACACTTAAAGAG GGTAACTCAGAACGAGAAGGATAACCTGATGAACGCTGAGAATCTGGGGATCGTGTTCGGCCCGACCTTGATGCGAGCGCCGGATCTGGACGCCATGACCGCTCTGAACGACATCCGCTACCAGAGGCAGGTGGTGGAGTTACTCATCAAGAACGAGGACATCCTCTTCTAG
- the chn1 gene encoding N-chimaerin isoform X2: MAIHVFDNDEYRPPVWKSYLYQLQQEAPHPRRVTCTSEVENRPKYYGREYHGMISREEADQLLSVAEGSYLIRESQRQPGTYTLALRFGNQTRNFRLFYDGKHFVGEKRFESIHDLVTDGLITLYIETKAAEYISKMTINPIYEHVGYTTLNREPALKKALPVCRDLPDGKDSAGEDTALEERLTSLVRRATLKESERAPKYEKVHNFKVHTFRGPHWCEYCANFMWGLIAQGVKCADCGLNVHKQCSKMVPNDCKPDLKHVKKVYSCDLTTLVKAHNSKRPMVVDMCIREIESRGLKSEGLYRISGFSDLIEDVKLSFDRDGDKADISVNVYEDINVITGALKLYFRDLPIPVITYDAYPRFIEAAKLTDPDERLEALHEALKQMPPAHCETLRHLMAHLKRVTQNEKDNLMNAENLGIVFGPTLMRAPDLDAMTALNDIRYQRQVVELLIKNEDILF, translated from the exons GTGGAGAACCGGCCGAAGTACTATGGACGAGA GTATCATGGGATGATCTCCAGAGAGGAGGCAGACCAACTGCTCAGTGTGGCCGAGGGAAGTTACCTGATCCGAGAGAGCCAGAGACAGCCGGGCACATACACGTTAGCTCTACG ctttGGGAATCAGACCCGCAACTTCCGTCTGTTTTACGATGGGAAGCATTTTGTGGGAGAGAAGCGCTTCGAGTCCATCCACGATCTGGTAACAGACGGCCTGATCACGCTCTACATCGAGACCAAAGCCGCCGAATACATATCTAAGATGACCATCAACCCCATCTACGAGCACGTGGGCTACACCACCCTGAACCGCGAGCCGGCGCTGAAGAAGGCCCTGCCCGTCTGCAGAGACCTGCCCGATGGGAAGGACTCGGCCGGAGAAGACACCGCTCTGGAGGAGAGG CTCACGTCGCTGGTCCGTCGAGCCACGCTGAAGGAGAGCGAGCGGGCGCCCAAGTACGAGAAAGTCCACAACTTCAAG GTGCACACCTTCAGAGGACCGCACTGGTGCGAGTACTGCGCCAACTTCATGTGGGGACTCATCGCTCAGGGAGTCAAATGTGCAG aCTGTGGGTTGAACGTTCATAAGCAGTGCTCTAAGATGGTGCCCAACGACTGCAAACCGGACCTGAAGCACGTGAAGAAGGTTTACAGCTGTGATCTCACCACGCTCGTCAAGGCTCATAACTCCAAACGACCCATGGTGGTGGACATGTGCATACGAGAGATCGAATCACGAG GTTTGAAGTCGGAGGGCCTCTATCGAATCTCTGGGTTCAGCGACTTAATTGAAGACGTGAAGTTATCGTTTGACAGAG ATGGAGATAAAGCAGACATCTCCGTCAACGTCTATGAAGACATCAACGTCATCACAGGTGCTCTTAAACTCTACTTCAGGGACCTGCCGATCCCCGTCATCACGTATGACGCTTATCCACGCTTCATCGAGGCTGCCA agcTGACAGATCCAGACGAGCGCTTGGAAGCTCTGCATGAAGCTCTGAAGCAGATGCCTCCCGCTCACTGCGAAACCCTGCGACACCTGATGGCACACTTAAAGAG GGTAACTCAGAACGAGAAGGATAACCTGATGAACGCTGAGAATCTGGGGATCGTGTTCGGCCCGACCTTGATGCGAGCGCCGGATCTGGACGCCATGACCGCTCTGAACGACATCCGCTACCAGAGGCAGGTGGTGGAGTTACTCATCAAGAACGAGGACATCCTCTTCTAG